The following coding sequences are from one Pseudomonas mendocina window:
- a CDS encoding efflux RND transporter periplasmic adaptor subunit — protein MGSKQRHLSIVLAGLAVLALTGCDAAPEHAEAAAPMQVSVLTLEAHELSVSEDLPARVAAVRSAEIRAQIGGIVQRRLFEQGAEIKAGAVLFQINPAPFKAEVDSAAAALQRAEATLARASVQAERLKPLVQAEAVSRQVYDDAVAQREQAAADVAQARATLARRKLDLQFASVEAPIAGRIDQALVSEGALVSPTDATPMARIQQIDQVYVDVRQSASILDTLRQQAGSATPELSVDILGSDGKPLGMRGRILFSGIEVDAGTGDVLLRVLVDNPQRRLLPGLYVQARIPRAHYPAALSVPQQAVTRTAGQASVWVVDAHGQVRPVPIELGELVERRYRVVSGLSAGQQVVVEGIERLSSDAQVATRPWQPAANGERLSAVAR, from the coding sequence ATGGGCAGCAAACAACGGCATCTGAGCATCGTGCTCGCAGGGCTTGCCGTATTGGCGCTGACGGGGTGCGACGCGGCACCCGAGCACGCCGAAGCGGCCGCGCCAATGCAGGTGTCGGTGCTGACGCTTGAGGCACATGAACTGTCGGTCAGCGAGGATCTGCCGGCGCGTGTCGCTGCCGTGCGCAGCGCCGAGATTCGTGCGCAGATCGGCGGCATCGTGCAACGCCGCCTGTTCGAGCAGGGCGCCGAAATCAAGGCCGGTGCCGTGCTGTTCCAGATCAACCCAGCACCGTTCAAGGCCGAGGTCGACAGCGCTGCCGCTGCCCTGCAACGCGCCGAGGCGACCCTGGCGCGGGCAAGTGTGCAGGCCGAGCGCCTGAAACCGCTGGTGCAGGCCGAAGCGGTCAGCCGCCAGGTGTATGACGATGCCGTGGCGCAGCGCGAGCAGGCCGCCGCCGACGTAGCCCAGGCCAGGGCGACGCTGGCGCGGCGCAAGCTGGACCTGCAGTTCGCCAGCGTCGAGGCGCCGATTGCCGGGCGCATCGACCAGGCGCTGGTCAGCGAAGGGGCGCTGGTGTCGCCCACCGATGCCACGCCCATGGCGCGTATCCAGCAGATCGACCAGGTGTACGTCGACGTGCGCCAGTCCGCTTCGATCCTGGACACCTTGCGTCAGCAGGCCGGCTCGGCGACGCCGGAACTGAGCGTGGACATCCTCGGCAGCGACGGCAAGCCGCTGGGCATGCGCGGGCGCATCCTGTTCTCCGGCATCGAAGTGGATGCCGGCACCGGCGACGTACTGCTGCGCGTACTGGTGGATAACCCGCAACGCCGTCTGCTGCCCGGCCTCTACGTGCAGGCGCGGATTCCCCGTGCCCATTACCCCGCCGCCCTCAGCGTGCCGCAGCAGGCTGTGACCCGTACGGCAGGCCAGGCCAGCGTGTGGGTGGTCGATGCCCATGGCCAGGTACGCCCGGTGCCCATCGAGCTCGGTGAGCTGGTCGAGCGCCGTTACCGCGTGGTGTCCGGGCTCAGTGCCGGGCAGCAGGTGGTGGTCGAGGGCATCGAACGTCTGAGTTCCGACGCCCAGGTTGCCACGCGCCCCTGGCAGCCCGCCGCCAACGGCGAACGCCTCAGCGCCGTCGCGCGCTGA
- a CDS encoding ATP-binding protein: MKPTPGLRRQIILSLAVMALGIIFIAVFGSYVFYAIAVAYMPGSISETWMPSRVEMIWIGCTIIAALGMAVFVAVRLSRRLISPLNAVAHSLREVAQGKLDARAPLDEQAMGETAQLVRDFNAMAERLQSMTREREFWNAAIAHELRTPVTILRGRLQGLAEGVFSPSAELFEGLLRQVEGLNHLIEDLRVLSLNDSGHLEVQRSRVRLADELGSVLQAFATPLADKGFHLHRELDAELQVECDAVRIRQALMALLENALRHADPGSLRVRLEQVGDDCQLSVEDDGPGIDSALAADIFEAFRRGDPSRSRKSGGSGLGLAVVKAIAEAHGGQAYCQASANGGSRFVLSWPLQRPE; this comes from the coding sequence ATGAAACCGACACCGGGGCTGCGCCGGCAGATCATCCTGTCCCTGGCGGTAATGGCGCTGGGGATCATCTTCATCGCGGTGTTCGGTTCCTACGTGTTCTACGCCATCGCCGTGGCCTACATGCCGGGCAGCATCTCCGAAACCTGGATGCCCTCGCGGGTAGAGATGATCTGGATCGGTTGCACCATCATCGCTGCACTGGGCATGGCGGTCTTCGTCGCCGTACGCCTGTCGCGACGGCTGATCTCCCCGCTGAACGCAGTGGCACACAGCTTGCGCGAAGTGGCTCAGGGCAAGCTCGATGCGCGCGCCCCGCTGGACGAACAGGCCATGGGCGAAACCGCACAACTGGTGCGCGACTTCAACGCCATGGCCGAGCGCCTGCAAAGCATGACCCGCGAGCGTGAGTTCTGGAACGCCGCCATCGCCCACGAACTGCGCACCCCGGTGACCATCCTGCGCGGCCGCCTGCAAGGCCTGGCCGAAGGCGTGTTCAGCCCCAGCGCCGAGCTGTTCGAAGGCCTGCTGCGCCAGGTCGAAGGCCTCAACCACCTGATCGAAGACCTGCGCGTGCTGAGCCTCAACGACAGCGGTCACCTGGAAGTGCAGCGGAGCCGCGTGCGCCTGGCCGATGAACTGGGCAGCGTGTTGCAGGCCTTCGCCACGCCGCTGGCGGACAAGGGTTTTCACCTGCACCGGGAACTGGACGCCGAACTGCAGGTGGAATGCGATGCCGTGCGCATCCGCCAGGCGCTGATGGCGCTGCTGGAAAACGCCCTGCGCCATGCCGACCCAGGCAGCCTGCGGGTGCGTCTGGAGCAGGTCGGCGACGACTGCCAACTGAGCGTGGAAGACGACGGCCCCGGCATCGACAGCGCCCTGGCCGCCGACATCTTCGAAGCCTTTCGCCGTGGCGACCCGTCGCGCTCGCGCAAGAGCGGCGGCAGCGGCCTCGGCCTGGCAGTGGTCAAGGCCATCGCCGAGGCACATGGCGGGCAGGCGTACTGTCAGGCGTCAGCGAACGGAGGCAGCCGCTTCGTGTTGAGCTGGCCGCTACAAAGGCCCGAGTAG
- a CDS encoding response regulator — translation MSEPHARTSPASPAPALVLIAEDEAEIADILIAYLQRSGLRTEHASDGQQALALHQTLKPDLLLLDVQMPVLDGWKVLSEIRSRGDTPVIMLTALDQDIDKLMGLRLGADDYVVKPFNPAEVVARVQAVLRRTRGSVPAASQMLRVGAFQIDLDSHEASVFRDGQAQTLELTLTEFKLLACLMRAPKRAFSRAELLESCLPEGDTQERTVDSHVSKLRKKLEALDIQGVPASVWGVGYRFGVES, via the coding sequence ATGTCCGAGCCCCACGCACGCACCAGCCCCGCCTCCCCCGCCCCGGCACTGGTGCTGATCGCCGAGGACGAAGCCGAGATCGCCGACATCCTCATCGCCTACCTGCAACGCAGCGGCCTGCGCACCGAGCACGCCAGCGATGGCCAGCAGGCACTGGCCCTGCATCAGACGCTCAAGCCGGATCTGCTGCTGCTTGACGTGCAGATGCCCGTGCTCGATGGCTGGAAGGTGCTCAGCGAGATTCGCTCCCGTGGCGACACCCCGGTGATCATGCTCACGGCGCTCGATCAGGACATCGACAAGCTGATGGGGCTTCGTCTGGGCGCCGACGACTACGTGGTCAAACCCTTCAACCCAGCCGAGGTGGTGGCACGGGTGCAGGCGGTGCTGCGGCGCACGCGGGGCAGTGTTCCTGCCGCCTCGCAGATGTTGCGCGTCGGCGCGTTCCAGATCGATCTGGACAGCCACGAAGCCAGCGTCTTTCGTGATGGCCAGGCGCAGACGCTGGAACTGACCCTGACCGAGTTCAAACTGCTGGCCTGCCTGATGCGCGCGCCGAAACGGGCGTTCAGCCGCGCCGAACTACTGGAAAGCTGCCTGCCCGAGGGCGACACCCAGGAGCGTACCGTGGACAGCCACGTCAGCAAGCTGCGCAAGAAGCTCGAAGCCCTCGACATCCAGGGCGTGCCGGCCAGCGTCTGGGGCGTGGGCTATCGCTTCGGCGTCGAGTCATGA
- a CDS encoding autotransporter outer membrane beta-barrel domain-containing protein encodes MKYNDAAFPLRHSLILSAAIAASIWGLDSTRPASAQVTFTGDVNPTPPPGTDWVVGGDLVVGDGAAGTLLIDAGGTVSGTADAYVGNFDSGTVTVQGAGGAGNASTWTIDGETYIGVETGSTGRLDILDGGVVSSEGSVSVGRDAGSIGNVTVSGADSLWDARSAANPSPSFQIGVGGVGTLDINDGGVVRSQQGLIGVIGGGNGRVTVNGLGSSWAPIDNIYVGFEGTGVLQVEDGAAVSTEQAGGGAATIYIGYLAGSDGTVSVSSTTGDVSTLSASDDLRVGVEGSGTISIDNGGLVQIADNVHIADTATSDGTLHLNGSAAGRGVLEAGAVIAGLGTADLDLDGGILRANRNENNFLRNFTAGLAVGTEGAWFDSNGYNIGIGTAFSGTSTFNKLGAGRLTLTGNSSTFTGDALVQAGTLQVDGTLGGTMDVLAGARLTGIGQVGVTTNRGVIAPGQPGSLGTLTIAGDYTPAGGSIEIRTQLGDDSSPTDRLVITGSTSGSTPITVINVGGTGAQTTEGIRIIEVGGASNGIFTLASSTTYEGDPAVVAGAYAYRLYQGGVSTPLDGDWYLRSVIQNTSAPPGTPLYQPGVPSYEAYPQILLGLNGVPTLYQRVGNRPWEEGSAVSSVEEASGRFTTPSGLWIRVEGGHNRVDPQRSTSGSEYRYDMTRTQIGLDALLLQNDGGHLVGGLSLHYVNGSADTKWRYGAGDYGSGDISTDGYGLGATLTWYGNDGFYVDGTAQATWYDSDLSARPVRGLVSDNDAFGYAFSLESGKRFTLDRGWVITPQAQVTYSKVRFDSFSDVFGASVRPGRDDSLQGRVGISLERQLDSTRLYTIANLYNEFLDGTSVRVDDQVFRSRDDRVRAGVGFGGSHDWDGGKYSLYGEGNFTRSLANSDSYGYGATVGFRVRW; translated from the coding sequence ATGAAGTACAACGACGCAGCGTTCCCCCTTCGCCATTCCCTGATTCTTTCCGCCGCGATTGCCGCTTCTATCTGGGGCCTGGACAGTACTCGACCGGCGAGCGCACAAGTGACATTCACTGGCGACGTGAACCCCACGCCACCCCCAGGCACTGACTGGGTCGTTGGCGGCGATCTTGTCGTGGGGGATGGTGCTGCCGGCACCTTGCTGATCGATGCCGGTGGAACCGTCAGCGGCACCGCAGATGCCTATGTCGGCAACTTCGACAGTGGCACGGTGACCGTCCAGGGGGCGGGCGGTGCAGGCAATGCTTCCACCTGGACGATAGACGGTGAAACCTATATCGGCGTCGAGACGGGCAGCACTGGCCGGCTGGATATCCTCGATGGTGGCGTGGTGAGTAGCGAGGGCAGCGTTTCTGTCGGTCGAGATGCTGGCAGCATCGGTAACGTCACTGTGTCGGGGGCCGACTCCTTGTGGGACGCCAGGTCGGCCGCGAATCCCAGCCCCAGTTTTCAGATCGGTGTCGGTGGCGTTGGCACGCTGGATATCAACGATGGTGGCGTGGTGCGCAGCCAGCAGGGGTTGATAGGCGTCATTGGTGGGGGCAATGGCCGCGTCACCGTGAACGGTCTTGGGTCGAGCTGGGCTCCGATCGACAACATCTATGTCGGTTTCGAGGGCACGGGTGTTCTGCAGGTCGAGGACGGTGCCGCGGTCAGCACCGAGCAGGCCGGTGGTGGCGCTGCGACTATCTACATTGGCTATCTCGCCGGCAGTGACGGTACGGTGAGCGTATCGAGCACTACGGGTGATGTTTCGACGCTGAGCGCGAGCGATGATCTGCGGGTGGGTGTCGAGGGCAGCGGCACGATTTCCATCGACAATGGCGGCCTGGTGCAGATTGCAGACAACGTGCATATCGCCGACACCGCCACCAGCGACGGAACGCTTCATCTCAATGGTAGCGCCGCTGGGCGCGGTGTTCTCGAAGCCGGGGCGGTGATTGCCGGGCTCGGCACTGCCGACCTCGATCTTGATGGCGGCATTCTGCGGGCCAACCGCAACGAGAACAACTTCCTGAGAAACTTCACGGCGGGGCTGGCCGTGGGCACGGAGGGCGCCTGGTTCGACAGCAACGGCTACAACATCGGCATCGGCACCGCCTTTTCCGGCACCTCGACCTTCAACAAGCTGGGCGCGGGCAGACTGACCTTGACGGGCAACAGCTCGACCTTCACCGGCGACGCTCTGGTACAGGCCGGAACCCTGCAGGTCGATGGCACCCTTGGCGGCACCATGGATGTGCTGGCGGGGGCTCGTCTCACGGGCATCGGCCAGGTCGGCGTCACCACCAACCGCGGGGTGATCGCGCCGGGGCAGCCTGGCAGTCTGGGTACGCTGACGATTGCCGGAGATTACACGCCGGCGGGCGGGAGCATCGAAATCAGAACCCAGCTGGGTGACGACAGTTCTCCGACCGACCGTCTGGTGATCACCGGCTCCACCTCCGGCAGTACACCCATCACCGTCATCAACGTCGGTGGTACCGGTGCGCAAACCACCGAAGGGATCAGGATCATCGAGGTCGGTGGGGCGTCCAACGGCATCTTCACCCTGGCGAGCAGCACGACCTACGAAGGTGACCCGGCGGTGGTGGCCGGCGCCTACGCCTATCGGCTGTATCAGGGCGGTGTATCCACTCCCCTGGATGGCGACTGGTACCTGCGCTCGGTCATTCAGAACACCTCCGCGCCGCCCGGCACGCCGCTTTACCAGCCGGGCGTGCCCAGCTACGAGGCTTATCCGCAGATCCTGCTTGGGCTCAATGGTGTGCCGACGCTGTATCAACGCGTGGGCAATCGTCCGTGGGAGGAGGGCAGTGCAGTGTCGTCGGTCGAGGAGGCCAGTGGCCGTTTCACCACCCCGAGTGGCCTCTGGATACGGGTTGAAGGTGGGCACAATCGCGTCGACCCGCAGCGTTCGACCTCCGGCAGCGAGTACCGCTACGACATGACCAGAACGCAGATCGGTCTCGATGCGCTGCTGCTGCAGAACGACGGCGGCCACCTCGTTGGCGGCCTTTCCCTGCATTACGTCAACGGCAGTGCCGACACCAAGTGGCGCTATGGCGCGGGTGACTATGGCTCTGGCGATATCTCCACCGATGGCTATGGCCTCGGCGCCACGCTCACCTGGTACGGCAACGACGGCTTCTATGTCGATGGCACGGCGCAGGCGACCTGGTACGACAGTGACCTTTCGGCGCGGCCGGTGCGTGGCCTGGTCAGCGACAACGATGCGTTCGGCTACGCCTTCTCGCTGGAGAGCGGCAAGCGCTTCACCCTGGATCGAGGCTGGGTGATCACCCCGCAGGCCCAGGTGACCTACTCGAAGGTGCGCTTCGACAGCTTCAGCGATGTATTCGGCGCCTCGGTTCGCCCCGGCCGCGACGACAGCCTGCAAGGGCGCGTGGGCATCAGCCTGGAGCGTCAGCTCGACAGCACGCGTCTCTACACCATCGCCAACCTGTACAACGAGTTCCTCGACGGTACCTCGGTGCGTGTCGACGATCAGGTGTTTCGCAGCCGCGATGACCGTGTGCGGGCCGGCGTCGGCTTCGGTGGTTCGCATGACTGGGACGGCGGCAAGTACTCGCTCTATGGTGAAGGCAACTTCACCCGCAGCCTGGCCAACAGCGACTCCTACGGTTACGGCGCCACGGTCGGTTTTCGCGTCAGGTGGTGA
- a CDS encoding OsmC domain/YcaO domain-containing protein has translation MEIKVNFLDNLRLEAKFDDFTVIADQPIRYKGDGSAPGPFDYFLASSALCAAYFVKLYCQTRDIPTENIRLSQNNIVDPENRYAQIFKIQVELPADISEKDRLGILRSIDRCTVKKVVQQGPEFIIEEVDNLDADAQALLMPVSDTTTYIPGKDLPLEQTIANMSGILADLGMKIEIASWRNIVPNVWSLHIRDAQSNLCFTNGKGSTKESALASALGEFIERLNCNFFYNDQFWGEDIAAAEFVHYPNERWFKPGPKDALPEEILDEHCLAIYNPDGELRGSHLYDTNSGNTLRGICSLPFVRRSDGETVYFPSNLIENLYLSNGMSAGNTLAEAQVQCLSEIFERAVKREILEGELCLPDVPQDVLAKYPGIVAGIQGLEEQGFPVLVKDASLGGEFPVMCVTLMNPRTGGVFASFGAHPSLEVALERSLTELLQGRSFEGLNDLPQPTFDSLALTEPNNFVEHFIDSSGVVSWRFFGATPDFEFVEWDFSGEGSDSNEQEAATLFGILEDMGKEVYVATYDDLGANACRILVPGYSEIYPVEDLIWDNTNKALLFRKDILNLHALSDRELKSLLRNLNNTEVDDYTDITTLIGVEFDDNTVWGQLTILELKLLINLALKKYDDAKELVEAFLQYNDNTVERGLFYQAVNAVLEVQLDDELELANFEHNFRRMFGSERIDAAIGSVDGSVRFFGLTPTSMKLEGLDKHLRLIDSYKKLHAARARAAGLAG, from the coding sequence ATGGAAATCAAGGTCAACTTTCTCGACAACCTGCGCCTGGAGGCCAAGTTCGACGACTTCACGGTGATCGCCGATCAACCGATTCGCTACAAGGGCGATGGCTCGGCGCCGGGGCCGTTCGACTACTTCCTGGCCTCCTCGGCGTTGTGCGCGGCCTATTTCGTCAAGCTGTACTGCCAGACGCGAGACATCCCCACCGAGAACATCCGCCTGTCGCAGAACAATATCGTCGACCCGGAGAACCGCTACGCGCAGATCTTCAAGATCCAGGTCGAACTACCCGCCGATATATCCGAGAAGGATCGCCTGGGTATCCTGCGCTCCATCGACCGCTGCACCGTGAAAAAGGTGGTGCAGCAGGGCCCCGAGTTCATCATCGAGGAAGTGGACAACCTCGACGCCGATGCCCAGGCGCTGCTGATGCCGGTGTCCGATACCACCACTTACATCCCGGGCAAGGATCTGCCGCTGGAGCAGACCATCGCCAATATGTCGGGCATCCTCGCGGATCTGGGCATGAAGATCGAGATCGCCTCCTGGCGTAATATCGTGCCCAACGTCTGGTCGCTGCACATTCGCGACGCACAGTCGAACCTGTGCTTCACCAACGGCAAGGGATCGACCAAGGAAAGTGCCCTGGCCTCGGCACTTGGCGAATTCATCGAGCGACTGAACTGCAACTTCTTCTACAACGACCAGTTCTGGGGCGAGGACATCGCCGCGGCCGAGTTCGTCCATTACCCCAACGAGCGCTGGTTCAAGCCGGGCCCGAAGGATGCGCTGCCCGAGGAGATTCTCGACGAGCACTGCCTGGCCATCTACAACCCGGATGGTGAGCTGCGCGGCTCGCACCTGTATGACACCAACTCCGGCAACACCCTGCGCGGCATCTGCTCGCTGCCATTCGTGCGCCGCAGCGATGGCGAGACGGTGTATTTCCCGTCCAACCTGATCGAGAACCTGTACCTGTCCAACGGCATGAGCGCTGGCAATACCCTGGCCGAGGCCCAAGTGCAGTGCCTGTCGGAGATTTTCGAGCGGGCGGTCAAACGCGAAATCCTCGAAGGCGAGCTGTGCCTGCCGGATGTGCCGCAGGACGTGCTGGCCAAGTACCCGGGCATCGTTGCCGGCATCCAGGGCCTGGAGGAGCAAGGCTTCCCGGTGCTGGTCAAGGATGCCTCCCTCGGCGGTGAATTCCCGGTGATGTGCGTGACCCTGATGAACCCACGCACTGGTGGCGTATTCGCCTCCTTCGGCGCGCACCCGAGCCTGGAAGTGGCGCTGGAGCGCAGCCTTACCGAACTGCTCCAGGGCCGCAGCTTCGAGGGCCTCAACGACCTGCCGCAGCCGACCTTCGACAGCCTGGCACTGACCGAGCCGAACAACTTCGTCGAGCACTTCATCGACTCCAGCGGCGTGGTCTCCTGGCGCTTCTTCGGCGCCACGCCGGACTTCGAATTCGTCGAGTGGGATTTCTCCGGCGAAGGCAGCGACTCGAATGAACAGGAAGCCGCGACCCTGTTCGGCATCCTCGAGGACATGGGCAAGGAGGTCTACGTGGCCACCTACGACGACCTCGGCGCCAACGCCTGCCGCATCCTGGTGCCGGGCTATTCGGAGATCTACCCGGTCGAGGATCTGATCTGGGACAACACCAATAAGGCGCTGCTGTTTCGCAAGGACATCCTCAACCTGCACGCCCTCAGCGACCGCGAGCTCAAATCGCTGCTGCGCAACCTCAACAACACCGAGGTCGACGACTACACCGATATCACCACGCTGATCGGCGTCGAGTTCGACGACAACACGGTGTGGGGCCAGTTGACCATCCTCGAGCTGAAGCTGCTGATCAACCTGGCGCTGAAGAAATACGACGACGCCAAGGAGCTGGTCGAAGCCTTCCTGCAGTACAACGACAACACCGTCGAGCGCGGCCTGTTCTACCAGGCAGTGAATGCCGTGCTGGAAGTGCAGCTGGACGACGAGCTGGAGCTGGCCAACTTCGAGCACAACTTCCGCCGCATGTTCGGCAGCGAGCGCATCGATGCCGCAATCGGCTCGGTGGACGGTAGCGTGCGCTTCTTTGGCCTGACGCCGACCAGCATGAAGCTGGAAGGGCTGGACAAGCACCTGCGCCTGATCGACAGCTACAAGAAGCTGCACGCGGCGCGCGCCAGGGCAGCAGGGTTGGCCGGCTGA